A genomic window from Triticum urartu cultivar G1812 chromosome 7, Tu2.1, whole genome shotgun sequence includes:
- the LOC125523035 gene encoding uncharacterized protein LOC125523035 produces the protein MPSRDAQFSKGKRKENTERAPRCCSGESMEAATASSVVGSRAEFGSRLGLARPWLRPSGGRGGPHTPLPFRHLPWPTSRLVRSRAARARSVVAAANPHQQQAGVGGGEAMEPERGSPHEVREEIARCYELVRRLGRGAVYLGSSRVPAAHPHYRQTAQLAAEIAKLLDCTTWTGAGPGLMDAATQGALEAGKPVGGFKIGKEAGEWTASNFHPYLPSETYLTCRFFSARKHGLVDAVVRNSSADKTAIVALPGGIGTLDELFEIMALIQLERIGSALPVPLLLMNYDSYYSKLLEFLNDCEDWGTVAPGEVASLWKICSGNHEALEYLAQFYDVPTGERNYGISSPPSKVDRVPFYTVRR, from the exons ATGCCTAGCAGAGACGCGCAGTTTTCtaaaggaaaaagaaaagaaaacacagAACGCGCACCGCGCTGCTGTTCTGGGGAATCCATGGAAGCGGCAACGGCGAGCTCGGTGGTAGGATCGAGGGCCGAGTTCGGGTCCCGCCTAGGGCTCGCGAGGCCTTGGCTCAGACCCAGCGGCGGCCGCGGCGGTCCTCACACCCCTCTCCCGTTTCGCCATCTGCCATGGCCGACCTCGCGCCTCGTCCGCAGCAGAGCAGCCCGGGCGCGGAGCGTCGTCGCCGCCGCAAATCCTCACCAGCAGCAGGCCGGAGTGGGAGGAGGAGAGGCGATGGAGCCCGAGAGGGGCAGCCCCCACGAG GTGAGGGAGGAGATTGCGAGGTGCTACGAGCTCGTCCGCCGCCTCGGCCGGGGCGCCGTCTACCTCGGCTCCTCCAGGGTGCCGGCCGCGCACCCCCACTACCGCCAGACCGCCCAGCTCGCGGCGGAGATAGCCAAGCTGCTGGACTGCACCACATGGACGGGCGCCGGCCCCGGCCTCATGGATGCTGCCACCCAGGGCGCCCTCGAGGCGGGCAAGCCGGTCGGCGGCTTCAAGATCGGCAAGGAGGCCGGTGAATGGACAGCCTCGAACTTCCACCCTTACCTGCCCTCGGAGACCTACCTCACCTGCAGGTTCTTCTCGGCAAGGAAGCATGGCTTAGTGGACGCTGTAGTGCGCAACAGCTCCGCGGACAAAACCGCCATCGTCGCATTGCCCGGCGGCATTGGGACGCTGGATGAGCTTTTTGAGATCATGGCGCTGATTCAGCTGGAGAGGATCGGATCGGCTCTACCGGTCCCGTTATTGCTGATGAATTATGACTCTTACTACTCCAAACTGCTGGAGTTTCTGAATGACTGCGAGGACTGGGGCACAGTTGCTCCTGGGGAAGTGGCATCGCTGTGGAAGATTTGCAGTGGGAACCACGAAGCCTTGGAGTACTTGGCACAGTTCTACGATGTGCCTACGGGGGAAAGGAATTATGGCATATCATCACCGCCGTCGAAGGTAGACAGGGTTCCTTTCTACACCGTCAGGAGATGA